A DNA window from Branchiostoma lanceolatum isolate klBraLanc5 chromosome 17, klBraLanc5.hap2, whole genome shotgun sequence contains the following coding sequences:
- the LOC136423294 gene encoding protein FAM124A-like isoform X1, translating into MDGNEEAKEDLPKEVRGGSLNGKMSSVSSSTESTGDEMWDVESSGDPYKITIHFIVDPGENTRTRRTLQPLLDWFDADLQLFCIAERGRKKRRPSSAVQNGVNGHNHDAPSYPSLAIMLFYHEELARDKISQVHECFKKQPWRFHHKAMPSGNVVPYPPNNQDFFTFAEDMPLWAARQVHYGTEHVRFVLFCSRQNWEDMISFYKMILRKDMDVRKTDFCCFVVYSQPGLDVQFALKMLPDNTKPKHVDAAIMQFRVKEIGQLVPLLPNVCSPISDVRWQTTDYEGNKILLEVPRRKVHGVPSPYYGSPYTSASSNGTPSQSPCASPAASLQGIPLSPFTSPLSSSHTTPNSTPRSSSGSIKVPRISILKTTQVQRPPQKPVPAPRPSIVPRTLKLSQGSDVISDVTDMTSDRTDYESSAQSEADVEDVESSRESEVQEEDSHSVMSFFV; encoded by the coding sequence GTACCGGAGATGAGATGTGGGACGTGGAAAGTTCCGGCGATCCTTACAAGATCACCATCCACTTCATCGTGGACCCCGGCGAGAACACGCGCACGCGCAGGACTCTGCAACCGCTCCTGGACTGGTTCGACGCCGACCTGCAGTTGTTCTGCATCGCCGAAAGGGGGCGCAAGAAACGCAGGCCGTCGTCGGCCGTTCAAAATGGCGTCAACGGCCACAACCACGACGCGCCAAGTTACCCCTCCCTCGCCATCATGTTGTTCTATCACGAGGAACTCGCTCGGGATAAGATTTCTCAAGTCCACGAGTGTTTCAAGAAACAACCTTGGAGATTCCACCACAAGGCGATGCCTTCAGGAAACGTTGTTCCTTACCCGCCCAACAACCAAGACTTCTTTACCTTCGCAGAGGACATGCCCTTGTGGGCGGCCCGCCAGGTGCATTATGGGACCGAACACGTTCGATTCGTGCTGTTCTGTTCGCGCCAGAATTGGGAGGACATGATCAGCTTCTACAAGATGATCCTACGCAAGGACATGGACGTGAGAAAGACGGATTTCTGTTGCTTCGTGGTGTATTCGCAGCCAGGATTGGACGTTCAGTTCGCGTTGAAAATGTTGCCGGACAACACCAAGCCAAAACACGTCGACGCGGCCATCATGCAGTTTCGCGTCAAGGAGATCGGACAACTGGTGCCCCTGCTGCCCAACGTGTGCAGCCCCATCAGTGACGTCAGATGGCAAACCACGGACTATGAGGGGAACAAAATCCTTCTGGAGGTGCCGAGAAGAAAAGTGCACGGCGTACCGAGCCCTTACTACGGCAGCCCCTACACCAGTGCTAGCTCCAACGGAACCCCCTCTCAGAGCCCATGTGCTTCTCCCGCGGCAAGCCTACAAGGGATACCGCTATCCCCCTTCACATCCCCACTGTCCAGTTCTCACACAACCCCCAACTCGACCCCGCGTTCTTCCAGCGGTAGCATCAAAGTTCCCAGAATATCAATCCTGAAGACAACCCAAGTACAGAGACCGCCACAGAAGCCAGTCCCCGCCCCGCGACCTTCCATCGTACCTCGCACCTTAAAACTCTCTCAAGGCTCTGACGTCATCTCTGACGTCACGGACATGACGTCAGACAGGACCGATTACGAGAGTTCCGCACAGTCGGAAGCGGACGTTGAGGATGTAGAGTCGAGTAGGGAGAGCGAGGTTCAAGAAGAAGACAGCCATAGTGTCATGAGCTTCTTTGTATAG
- the LOC136423294 gene encoding protein FAM124A-like isoform X2 → MSSVSSSTESTGDEMWDVESSGDPYKITIHFIVDPGENTRTRRTLQPLLDWFDADLQLFCIAERGRKKRRPSSAVQNGVNGHNHDAPSYPSLAIMLFYHEELARDKISQVHECFKKQPWRFHHKAMPSGNVVPYPPNNQDFFTFAEDMPLWAARQVHYGTEHVRFVLFCSRQNWEDMISFYKMILRKDMDVRKTDFCCFVVYSQPGLDVQFALKMLPDNTKPKHVDAAIMQFRVKEIGQLVPLLPNVCSPISDVRWQTTDYEGNKILLEVPRRKVHGVPSPYYGSPYTSASSNGTPSQSPCASPAASLQGIPLSPFTSPLSSSHTTPNSTPRSSSGSIKVPRISILKTTQVQRPPQKPVPAPRPSIVPRTLKLSQGSDVISDVTDMTSDRTDYESSAQSEADVEDVESSRESEVQEEDSHSVMSFFV, encoded by the coding sequence GTACCGGAGATGAGATGTGGGACGTGGAAAGTTCCGGCGATCCTTACAAGATCACCATCCACTTCATCGTGGACCCCGGCGAGAACACGCGCACGCGCAGGACTCTGCAACCGCTCCTGGACTGGTTCGACGCCGACCTGCAGTTGTTCTGCATCGCCGAAAGGGGGCGCAAGAAACGCAGGCCGTCGTCGGCCGTTCAAAATGGCGTCAACGGCCACAACCACGACGCGCCAAGTTACCCCTCCCTCGCCATCATGTTGTTCTATCACGAGGAACTCGCTCGGGATAAGATTTCTCAAGTCCACGAGTGTTTCAAGAAACAACCTTGGAGATTCCACCACAAGGCGATGCCTTCAGGAAACGTTGTTCCTTACCCGCCCAACAACCAAGACTTCTTTACCTTCGCAGAGGACATGCCCTTGTGGGCGGCCCGCCAGGTGCATTATGGGACCGAACACGTTCGATTCGTGCTGTTCTGTTCGCGCCAGAATTGGGAGGACATGATCAGCTTCTACAAGATGATCCTACGCAAGGACATGGACGTGAGAAAGACGGATTTCTGTTGCTTCGTGGTGTATTCGCAGCCAGGATTGGACGTTCAGTTCGCGTTGAAAATGTTGCCGGACAACACCAAGCCAAAACACGTCGACGCGGCCATCATGCAGTTTCGCGTCAAGGAGATCGGACAACTGGTGCCCCTGCTGCCCAACGTGTGCAGCCCCATCAGTGACGTCAGATGGCAAACCACGGACTATGAGGGGAACAAAATCCTTCTGGAGGTGCCGAGAAGAAAAGTGCACGGCGTACCGAGCCCTTACTACGGCAGCCCCTACACCAGTGCTAGCTCCAACGGAACCCCCTCTCAGAGCCCATGTGCTTCTCCCGCGGCAAGCCTACAAGGGATACCGCTATCCCCCTTCACATCCCCACTGTCCAGTTCTCACACAACCCCCAACTCGACCCCGCGTTCTTCCAGCGGTAGCATCAAAGTTCCCAGAATATCAATCCTGAAGACAACCCAAGTACAGAGACCGCCACAGAAGCCAGTCCCCGCCCCGCGACCTTCCATCGTACCTCGCACCTTAAAACTCTCTCAAGGCTCTGACGTCATCTCTGACGTCACGGACATGACGTCAGACAGGACCGATTACGAGAGTTCCGCACAGTCGGAAGCGGACGTTGAGGATGTAGAGTCGAGTAGGGAGAGCGAGGTTCAAGAAGAAGACAGCCATAGTGTCATGAGCTTCTTTGTATAG
- the LOC136422491 gene encoding major royal jelly protein 1-like, giving the protein MAAMARSLTLVLLCALCMLGRTEGADLISGDTVLVYEWTSIDYDWNSDDARQLALDDGSFAPINNSINGIKTYGGVVYLTVPRWRSGVPATLTSVIMKGGRPVLRPFPSWEWQEVGNCSTIQYVQSMEIDRLGRMWIIDNGRLNIFDPNLPQVCAPKLLVYDIKKKDMVRVHTFPNSVASNSTAFLNDIVIDSSADDSDEWFAYISDSSLAGGIVVYDYKQDRSHRITHPSMTAAADGRQMTINGRNYTFPPIPVNGVALSPIGENMKLYYCALAGYNLYTLPTSLLKQPTVTDVGASVKELGRKASQSDGIAISNEGTLYYGALQLNAVYKWDTSSQDVSSSSPLLISDVRMQWPNAFAFDNQGYLWFVSNKLQQFLFNELNITGPEPNFRVWKVYVGEKSYMYKASGAVGLWVGWGQLVAIVSVLYVLV; this is encoded by the exons atggcggccatggcGAGGTCATTGACATTGGTTCTACTGTGCGCCCTGTGCATGTTGGGAAGGACCGAAGGAGCCGATTTGATCAGTGGTGACACCGTCCTGGTGTACGAGTGGACATCTATAGATTATGACTGGAACAGCGACGATGCCcgacag CTCGCGCTCGACGACGGGTCATTCGCCCCGATAAACAACAGCATCAACGGCATCAAGACGTACGGTGGCGTCGTGTACCTGACCGTTCCGCGGTGGCGATCAGGCGTACCGGCGACACTGAC GTCCGTGATCATGAAGGGAGGGCGGCCCGTGCTGCGTCCTTTCCCCAGCTGGGAGTGGCAGGAAGTCGGGAACTGTTCCACCATCCAGTATGTACAG AGCATGGAAATCGACCGGTTGGGACGCATGTGGATCATCGACAACGGTCGGTTGAACATCTTCGACCCCAACCTCCCCCAAGTCTGCGCCCCGAAGCTCCTCGTCTACGACATTAAGAAGAAAGACATGGTCCGGGTCCACACGTTCCCTAACAGCGTGGCTTCCAACAGTACCGCATTCCTGAACGACATCGTGATTGACAGTTCTGCAGACGACTCGGACGAGTGGTTCGCGTACATCTCCGACTCGAGCCTGGCGGGAGGGATCGTGGTGTACGATTACAAGCAGGACAGGTCGCACAG AATTACCCACCCAAGTATGACCGCGGCCGCAGACGGAAGACAGATGACGATCAACGGGCGAAACTACACCTTTCCCCCGATACCTGTGAACGGCGTGGCGCTGTCTCCAATAGGGGAAAACATGAAG CTATACTACTGCGCCCTGGCCGGCTACAACCTCTACACACTGCCGACAAGCCTTCTGAAACAGCCCACGGTGACAGATGTTGGAGCGAGTGTGAAAGAGCTAG GTCGCAAGGCGTCCCAAAGCGATGGCATCGCCATTTCCAACGAAGGCACCCTGTACTACGGCGCACTGCAACTCAACGCCGTGTACAAGTGGGACACGTCATCACAAGATGTGTCCTCGTCATCGCCCCTCCTTATCAGTGACGTCAGGATGCAATGGCCGAACGCCTTCGCCTTTGACAACCAGGGCTACCTGTGGTTTGTGTCGAACAAGCTGCAACAGTTCTTGTTTAACGAGTTGAACATCACCGGCCCAGAGCCGAACTTCCGCGTATGGAAGGTGTACGTTGGAGAGAAGtcgtacatgtacaaagcatCGGGTGCGGTCGGTTTATGGGTTGGATGGGGACAGTTGGTGGCAATTGTTTCGGTCCTATATGTACTTGTGTAA